The Pseudomonas extremaustralis genome contains a region encoding:
- the ureE gene encoding urease accessory protein UreE — MLVIHRRIAPQALWDAELLLNFEARSKSRLRCFSAEGEDVGLFLERGQPPLHDGECLQAEDGRVVRVCARPEQLLHVTCTSAYELTRAAYHLGNRHVALQVGDGWLRLLDDYVLKAMLEQLGARTETLEAPFQPEHGAYGGGHHHSRHGDEDFNYPPKLHQFGVRP, encoded by the coding sequence ATGCTGGTGATCCACCGCCGAATCGCCCCCCAAGCCCTCTGGGACGCCGAGTTGCTGCTGAACTTCGAAGCCCGCAGCAAGAGCCGCCTGCGCTGTTTCAGTGCCGAGGGTGAAGACGTCGGCCTGTTTTTGGAGCGCGGCCAACCGCCACTGCACGATGGCGAATGCCTACAGGCCGAAGACGGACGTGTCGTACGTGTGTGCGCCCGTCCTGAACAGCTGTTGCACGTCACCTGCACCAGCGCCTATGAACTGACCCGCGCCGCCTATCACCTGGGCAACCGCCATGTGGCGCTGCAAGTCGGCGATGGCTGGTTGCGCCTGCTCGATGACTACGTACTCAAGGCCATGCTTGAACAATTGGGCGCCCGCACCGAGACCCTCGAGGCGCCGTTCCAGCCGGAACACGGCGCCTATGGCGGCGGCCACCATCATTCGCGTCACGGCGATGAAGATTTCAACTACCCGCCCAAGCTGCACCAGTTCGGCGTGCGTCCATGA
- a CDS encoding TetR family transcriptional regulator, with translation MLPRAEQKQQTRLALMDAARHLMECGRGFGSLSLREVARTAGIVPTGFYRHFADMDQLGLVLVSEVGQTFRATIRLVRHNEFVMGGIIDASVRIFLDVVSANRSQFLFLAREQYGGCLAVRQAIGALREDITRDLAADLTFMPKLQHLDAEGLHVMADLIVKSVFATLPDIIDPPAQALPPHLTPQAKITQQLRFIFIGLKHWQGLGSTE, from the coding sequence ATGCTGCCCCGCGCCGAACAGAAGCAACAGACCCGACTCGCCCTGATGGACGCAGCCCGCCATCTGATGGAGTGTGGCCGAGGGTTTGGCAGCCTGAGCCTGCGCGAAGTGGCCAGGACGGCCGGTATCGTGCCCACCGGTTTCTATCGCCATTTTGCCGACATGGACCAGCTTGGACTCGTGCTGGTGAGTGAAGTGGGCCAGACCTTCCGCGCTACGATCCGCCTGGTTCGCCACAATGAGTTTGTGATGGGCGGCATTATCGACGCTTCGGTGCGGATCTTTCTCGATGTGGTCTCGGCCAACCGTTCGCAATTCCTGTTCCTGGCCCGCGAGCAGTACGGCGGCTGCCTGGCGGTGCGCCAAGCCATCGGCGCGTTGCGCGAAGACATCACCCGTGACCTGGCGGCCGACCTGACGTTCATGCCCAAACTGCAGCATCTGGATGCCGAGGGTCTGCACGTCATGGCCGACCTGATCGTCAAAAGCGTGTTCGCCACGCTCCCCGACATCATTGACCCACCCGCCCAGGCCCTGCCGCCCCACCTCACGCCTCAGGCGAAAATCACCCAGCAGTTGCGCTTTATCTTTATCGGCCTCAAGCATTGGCAAGGCCTGGGCAGCACCGAGTAA
- a CDS encoding urease accessory protein UreF translates to MNPAWALLRLASPQLPIGGYSYSQGLEMAVENGRVNDADGARRWIGDQLLLNLARFEAPLLLAHCRAAAEQDWPRLTQLCAEHRASRETRELYQESRQMGYSLQQLLNGLPELDDAARGFLAQQAEPHLALGWALAARAWQISADDALAAWLWSWLENQLAVLMKTLPLGQQAAQRLTSELLPLLQQAQQDASRLAPHSFGSAAFGLSLACMAHERQYSRLFRS, encoded by the coding sequence ATGAACCCAGCCTGGGCGCTGCTGCGTCTGGCCAGTCCGCAATTGCCGATTGGCGGCTACAGCTATTCCCAGGGCCTGGAAATGGCGGTGGAGAACGGCCGCGTCAATGACGCAGACGGCGCGCGACGCTGGATCGGCGATCAATTGCTGCTCAACCTGGCGCGCTTCGAGGCGCCACTGTTGCTCGCCCATTGCCGTGCGGCTGCCGAGCAGGATTGGCCGCGCCTGACGCAGTTGTGCGCAGAGCACCGCGCCAGCCGCGAAACCCGCGAGCTGTATCAGGAGAGCCGGCAGATGGGTTACTCGCTACAACAACTGCTCAACGGTCTGCCGGAACTGGACGACGCGGCCCGAGGTTTTCTCGCACAACAAGCAGAGCCGCATCTGGCCTTGGGCTGGGCGCTGGCCGCACGCGCCTGGCAGATCAGCGCCGACGACGCCCTCGCCGCCTGGCTGTGGAGCTGGCTGGAAAACCAATTGGCCGTGCTGATGAAAACCCTGCCCCTGGGCCAGCAGGCCGCCCAGCGCCTGACCAGCGAGCTGCTACCGCTGCTGCAACAAGCCCAGCAGGACGCCAGCCGCCTCGCCCCTCACTCTTTCGGCAGCGCCGCGTTCGGCCTGTCCCTGGCATGCATGGCCCATGAGCGCCAGTACAGCCGCCTGTTCCGTTCCTAG
- a CDS encoding C40 family peptidase, producing the protein MFKSFFCLVIVSLAFAISSASANLRPFPSIAASLKETSIDDVVDRAHELLGTPYKWGGNSVEQGFDCSSFLVYLFKTQANIQIPRTTAAMHRSTAPTVSRSALKPGDAVFFKGNGRGQVSHVGLYIGEGKFIHSPRTGKNVRIDSLSNRYWNKHYTTAKRFHAAG; encoded by the coding sequence ATGTTCAAGTCATTTTTTTGTTTAGTCATTGTCAGCCTGGCATTCGCCATTTCGTCGGCCTCGGCCAACTTGCGGCCCTTTCCTTCCATCGCGGCGTCCCTGAAGGAAACGTCCATCGACGACGTAGTCGACCGCGCCCATGAATTATTGGGCACGCCTTACAAATGGGGCGGCAACTCGGTGGAGCAGGGGTTCGATTGCAGCAGTTTCCTGGTCTACCTCTTCAAGACCCAGGCCAATATCCAGATTCCGCGTACCACGGCGGCGATGCACCGCTCCACGGCCCCGACGGTCTCGCGCAGTGCTTTGAAACCGGGGGATGCAGTGTTTTTCAAAGGCAATGGTCGCGGCCAGGTCAGCCATGTGGGCCTGTATATCGGTGAGGGCAAATTCATTCACTCGCCGCGTACCGGCAAGAACGTGCGCATCGATTCCCTGAGCAACCGTTACTGGAACAAGCACTACACCACGGCCAAGCGCTTCCACGCGGCGGGTTGA